CGGAATCCGCGCTTCAGGTCTCGTGGGGGGACCCCTTTTGGACACCGAAGAAACGCCGGAAAAAGCTCAAGACTCGCAAGTCACACCAGACACACTGGCCACTTCAGACGCACCGGCCATGCCTGCCGAGCCTGCGGCGCCCGCCTCGCCGGCCGCACGGAAGCGGGGGCGCACCGCGCTGCTCATCGCCGTCGCGGCCGTGCTCGGCATCGTCGGCGGCACGGCCGTCGGGTACGGCATCCAGGCCGACCGCGAGCCCACCGCGCTGCCCGCGCTGAACCAGCCCGACCTCGCGTACCCGAAGCCGCTCCCGAAGGGGAAGCAGCCGGTGCCGCTGAGCTCTGCCGAGGACAGGAGCGTCCGGACCAACGGCGACCTGCGCAAGCTGCTGCTGCCGAAGCCGGCGGGCGCTAAGGCGCCGGAGTTCACGCTCGGGGACGGCTGGGTGTCGCTGCCCCAGTACGCCGCGGAGTTCAACAGCCCGTCGTTCGAGCTCGAGTACCAGCTCGACAACAAGGTCCGCCGGATCGCCAGCACCTCCTGGCGCACCGGCGAGCACCGGATCACCGAGATCCGTCTCGTGCAGTACCGCCCGAGCGACGTGATGGGCGCGCGCGACCACGCGGCGGACCAGATGGAGTACATGCCGAACACGAAGTACGCCGGCAACAGCGGTGATGCGATGGCCGGTTCGGCCAACGGGCACTACTACGTCTTCCCGGTCCGGCGGAAGGCCGGCTACCTGGACTTCTACGAGGCCAGGGCCTACTTCCACCGCGGCGACATCATGGCCGAGGTCTTCGTCTTCGACACGAAGAAGATCTCGAAGAACGACATCAAGTCGGTGGCCGAGAGGCAGTTGGGGCGCCTGTGAACGAGGACCAGAACACCGCTGTGACCACCACCGAGACCACCACGTCCCGGCGCGGTCGCACGCTGCTGACCGTCGTCCTGCCCGCCGTGCTCGTCGTCGGCGCGATCGGCGGCGGCCTGACGTACACCGGCATCACCGTCGCCGGCGCGGACCGCAGCGCGCCCACGCAGGTGTGGGAGAAGCCCGACGCCACCGCCGCCGACAAGGACCCGGCCGCCGAGCTGTTCTCCCGGGGCAGGGCCACCACCGAGCTGAACAAGCTGCTCCTGCCGGTGCCGGACGGCTACCGACTCGGGCCCGACGTCGACCTGTACGGGAACGACGGCGAGCTCGACGACAAGCAGGCCGCGGCCCTCGTCAAGGAGGAGGGCAAGGGCCTGGCCGGCAAGAAGCGCCGCGAGTTCGAGAAGCGCGTCGACCGCGCCGGCATCAAGGGCATCGCCGTCCGTTCGTTCGCCTCGGCGGACAACGACCTCGTCGTGACCGTGCACATCACGCGGATGAAGGACAAGCGCCGGATCCACGACATGTACGAGTTGCGGAACGACCTCGCCGAGCTCCTCGAACTGAAGAAGGGGCCGAAGATCGGTGGTCACAAGAACTCCGCCTGCTTCCTGATCCCGGCGCCCACCGACGTCGAGAAGGACGAGAAGCAGCACCAGCTGGAGGGCATGACCTGCTCCGCGTACGACTCGGAGTTCCTCGTGTCGGTCAGCGCCTCGGGCGGGAAGCCGTTCGACAAGTCCGCGGTGGCGACGCTGGTGAAGAAGCAGCTCGACCACATCAAGTCCCCGGGGGAGTACGTATGAGCGAGCAGACGGACACCACCGAGGTGACGGACGCGGTCGAGACCGAGGCCACGGTTCCGGCGCAGGCCGAGTCCCCCGAGGCGGCCCCGGCCCCCAACCCGGCCCCGGCCCCCGAGGCGGCCCCGGAACCGGCCACGGTCCCGGTCCCCGTGGCCGAAGTCCCCGCCCCCAAGCCCCCGCGCCGCGCCCTCCGGGCCGCGCTGCGCTGGACCGCCGCCGTCCTCGTGTGCGGCGGTCTCGGTGCCGGTACGGCCATGGGCATCACCGCCATGGAGCGCACCGACGTGCCCGGCCTCGCCACCGAGAGCGACGGCCGCTGGGACTACCCGAAGCTCAGCCTCCCCGCCCTCCCGGCCGGCGTGCCGCGCCCCTTCACCGACGGCAACGACGGCGAGGTCCACCACGCCGACCTGCGGGCGCTGCTGCTCCCCGCGCCCGCCGGTGCGAAGCCTGACCCGAAGCTGACCGGCGGCTGGGTCACCACGGACCAGTTCTTCGCCACGTACCCGAAGGAGGCCCTGCCGGGCCTGAAGCGCGAGGTCGCCGAGACCGCGCTGCGCCACGTCGCGGCGCGCGGCTGGACCGCCCCGGACGGCACCGTCACCCGCGTCCACCTGCTCCGCTTCAACTCGGTCGCCTTCGCGGAGGACTTCCGGGACGAGGCGCTGAAGACCGGCGTGATGGGCAGCATGGTGCTGCCCACCGGGGTGGAGAACTGGGAGGACACGGAGGATCTGGCCAGCGAGGTCAAGGTCCCGTACGTCTCCGCGTACGGCTACGACGAGACCGTGCCGTACGGCGCCGAGCAGACCCGCTGGTCGGTGATCCAGGCCGGCGACACCCTCGGCGTGGTCACGCTGTCCCGCAAGGGCGGGGTCGCGACCGTGCCGTTCCAGCAGACCGTCGCCCTGCAGGCGCAGCTCCTGGGGTGACCCGCTAGACCCACCTCACAGAGAGGGCCGGGCCCCTGCCCACTAAGCTGGGGTCCGGCCCTTTACTGCCTTCACCGCTCACGAGGAGCACTCAGTGATCATCTTCTTCGAGACTCTGCTCGCTCTGGTCTGCGTCGCCGTTGTCGCGTTCGCCGGCCTGACCGTGAAGAAGCTGTACCAGGGCCAGCGCTGAGACCCGTACCACCACACATCGCGAGAGCAGCCCCATGATCGAGATTCCGTCCGACCTCAACCCGGACCTCGTCCCGCTGGCGTTCCTCCTCGGCACGTGGGAAGGCGCGGGTGTCGCCGACTTCCCCGGCGCGGAGAAGTGCAACTTCGGGCAGTCCGTGACGTTCAGCCACGACGGCCGGGACTTCATCGAGTACCACTCGCACTCCTGGGTCCTGGACAACGAGGGCAACAAGGTCCGCCCGCTGGAGAGCGAGAGCGGCTACTGGCGCATCGACAAGGACCGCAAGGTCGAGGTCGTCATGGTCCGTGACCAGGGCATCGTCGAGATCTGGTACGGCGAGCTGGCCGACAAGAAGCCGCAGATCGACCTGGTGACCGACGCCGTCGCGCGCACCCAGGGCGCCGACCCGTACAGCGGTGGCAAGCGGCTCTACGGCTACGTGAAGAGCGACCTGATGTGGGTGGGCGAGAAGGCCACCCCCGAGGTCGAACTGCGCCCCTACATGTCGGCGCACCTGAAGAAGGTCGTCACGCCGGAGGAGGTCGCGGAGATGGCGCGCAACCTTCCCGACATGCCGGACGACGGCATCGCCTTCTTCCGTTAGGAAGGCTCTCGGCGCTTCCGCCACGCCCTCATACACTGGGGGCGTGGTGAGCACCGACTGGAAGAGCGACCTGCGGCAGCGCGGCTACCGGCTGACGCCCCAGCGCCAGCTTGTCCTGGAGGCGGTGGACGCGCTCGAACACGCGACGCCCGACGCCATCCTCGTCGAGGTGCGCAAGACCGCCTCGGGCGTCAACATCTCCACCGTCTACCGGACCCTGGAGCTCCTGGAGGAGCTGGGTCTGGTCAGCCACGCCCATCTGGGACACGGTGCGCCGACGTACCACCTCGCCGACCGGCACCACCACCTGCACCTGGTCTGCCGGGACTGCGAAAGCGTCATCGAGGCGGACGTCGAGGTGGCCGCGGAGTTCACCGGGAAGCTGCGCGGGACCTTCGGCTTCGAGACCGACATGAAGCACTTCGCGATCTTCGGCCGCTGCCGGGACTGCGCCGCGAAGGCCGCCGGTACCGAGTCGTAGGCTTTCTTCCATGCAGCGACATTCAACGCACAGCCCTCTGCTGTCCCTGCCCGGCGCCGTCCCCGCCGAAGGCCGTGACGAAGGCGTCGCCGCGCACTACGGCGATCTGTTCCGCGAGCAGCGCGCCCTCGCCGACGGCACCGGATTCGTCGACCTCTCGCACCGCGGCGTCGTCGCCGTCACCGGCGACGACCGGCTGAGCTGGCTGCACCTGCTGCTCACCCAGCACGTCAGCGATCTCCCCGTGGGCCGTGCCACCGAGGCGCTGATCCTCTCCGCGAACGGCCACATCGAGCACGCGCTGTACCTCGTCGACGACGGCGAGACGGTGTGGGCGCACGTCGAGCCGGGCACGCAGGCCGAGCTGCTCGCGTACCTGGAGTCGATGAAGTTCTTCTACCGGGTGGAGGTCGCTGACCGTACGGACGACTTCGCCGTGGTCCATCTGCCGGCCGGTTCGATCGCCGAGGTGCCGGAGGGTGTCGTCGTACGGGAGACCCCGCACGGCCGCGACCTGTTCCTGCCCCGCGCCGACCTCGAGTCCTTCGCGGCCTCCCACGGCCCGGCGGCCGGCATCCTCGCGTACGAGGCGCTGCGGATCGAGGCGCACCAGCCCCGGCTCGGCGCGGAGACCGACCACCGGACCATCCCGCACGAGCTCGGCTGGATCGGCACCGCCGTCCATCTGCAGAAGGGCTGCTACCGGGGCCAGGAGACGGTCGCCCGGGTGCAGAACCTCGGCAAGCCGCCGCGTCGGCTGGTCTTCCTGCACCTGGACGGCAGCGAGGTCCACCTGCCGGGGCACGGCGCGCCGGTCCGGCTGGCCGCCGACGGGGCCGAGGGCCGTCAGCTCGGGTTCGTCACCAGCTCGGGACGGCACCACGAGCTGGGGCCGATCGCGCTGGCGCTGGTGAAGCGGAACGTGCCGGTGGACGCGCCGCTGCTGGTGGGCGAGAAGACGGCCGCCGCGCAGGAGGTCGTCGTCGAGCCGTAGGGCTCGTACGACCCGGGGCCGGGCCTCGGGGCTCGTGAAACCGGGGCCGGCCTCAGGGATCAGATTTCGAGCAGCACCGTGAACGGGCCGTCGTTCGTGAGCGAGACGCGCATCTTCGCTCCGAACCGGCCCGTCTCCACCTGCGCCCCGAGCGCCCGCAGCTGCGCCACCACCTCGTCGACGAGCGGCTCGGCGACCGGTCCGGGTGCGGCGGCGTTCCAGGTGGGACGGCGGCCCTTGCGCGCGTCCCCGTAGAGGGTGAACTGAGAAATCACCAGCAAGGGGGCGTTCACGTCCGAACAGGACTTCTCGCCGTCGAGCATCCGTACGCTCCACAGCTTCCTGGCCAGCTGCGCGGCCTTCTCCGGCGTGTCGTCGTGGGTGACTCCCACCAGCACGCACAAGCCCTCACCGACGATCTCACCGACGGTCTCTCCTGCGACGACGACGCTCGCGCCGTCCACCCTCTGCACCACTGCACGCATACGTACCAACCTATCTGGGGCCGAACGGGTGCAGAGCGCCTGCACGTGCACATGCAGGAGTGGCACCATGCCTCTCAGGCGGTGCGTCGCGCACCGGACGAGGGATGGGGTCAAGACATGAGTGCACCTGGCGCCGGGCAGACGCCGTACAGCACCCGAGTCGACGGCGGCGGCACGACAGTGCGTCCGCCCATGCAGCGGTCCGCCGAGCCCGGTCCCGGCTACCTCCCGCGGCCCGAGCTGGCCGCGCTGCGGCTGCCGGAACTGCGGGCGCTGCGCCGCGACGCGCAGGGCGACGAGGCGGACCTGAGCTACGTACGGCGGATGCTGCAGGGCCGGATCGACATCCTGCGGGCCGAGCTGGCGCGCCGGTCCGACCCGGCGGCGCCGGCGGTGGACCGGCTGTCGGAGCTCTCGGAGATCCTCGCGGACGCGCCGTCGCGGCTGCGCACGTCGGCGCGGCACGTGACGCTGTCGACGCCGCGGGGCGAGGAGTACCGGCGGCTCGCGTCCGAGATGCTGTCCGAGGTGGAGCTGTCGGACCTGGGCGCGCGCACGGACGACGAACTGCACACGGCCATGGGCCGGCTGGCCGGGTACGAGCAGCAGGTGTCGCGGCGCCGGCAGCAGCTCCAGCGGACGGCGGACGACTGCAGCGCGGAGATCGCCCGCCGGTACCGCGAGGGCGAGGCGCAGGTCGACGACCTGCTGACCTGAGACCCCGGGGTGGACGACCTGCTGACCTGAGGTCCCGTACGAGAGTCAGCGCGTCCGGCGGGCGAACAGCCCGCCCGACGCGGCGACCGCCACCACCAGCAGCCCCGCGCACCAGGCCAGCGCGACCCACGGCGTGGAGCCGACCGGCTGGTCGAGCAGCAGCCCGCGCAGGGACTCGATCAGTGGGGTGACCGGCTGGTGCTCGGAGAAGCCGTGCAGCCAGGACGGCATGGTCTCGATCGGCACGAACGCGCTGCTCGGGTAGGGCAGGAACATCACGAAGAAGGTGAACCCGCCCGCCGCCTCGGGCGTTCTGGCGAGCAGCCCGGCCGCCGCCGACAGCCACGACACGGCCGTGATGTACGCGACGAGCAGACCGAGCGCGGCGAGCCAACCGAGCGGACCGGCCGCGGGCCGGAAGCCGATGAGGAACGCGACGCCGAGGACGAGCGTCGTGGCGACCAGGTTGCGGGCGACGCTGGCGCCGACGTGGCCGGCGAGGATCGCCGTGCCGCCGATGTCGAGCGAGCGGAACCGGTCGACGATGCCGCCCTTCATGTCGTCGCTGACGGCGACCGCGGTACTGGCCGCGCCGAAGCCCGAGCACAGGACGAGGACGCCGGGGACGACGTACGTCACGTACTGCGTCCCGGTCTCGATGGCGCCGCCGAAGAAGTAGACGAAGATCAGCATCAGCATGACGGGCAGCAGGATCGACGTGATGACCGCGTCGACGTTGCGGCGGCTCAGGCGCAGGCTGCGCCCGGTCATCGTGAGGGCGCTGGACATGAGGGCGCTAGACATGGGTGAGCTGCTCCTTCTCGGTGAGTGCGAGGAAGACGTCGTCGAGGGTCGCGGTGTGGAGTGAGAAGCGGGCGATGTCGGTGCGCTCGGGGTCGAGTTCGTCGAGCAGGGCCCGGACGTGGGCGGCGGTGCCGTCGGTGGGGACGCCGAGGGTGAGCGTCTCGCGGGAGCGGTGGAGGGCGGCCCGCCCGGCGAGGCGCAGCGCGGCGCGCTCGTAGTCGGCGGTGGTGGCGAGGACGAGGTCGAGGCGGTGGCCGGCGACCCGGGCCTTGAGTTCCGCGGCGGTGCCCTCGGCGACGACGCGGCCGGCGTCCATGACGGCGATCC
This sequence is a window from Streptomyces sp. HUAS YS2. Protein-coding genes within it:
- a CDS encoding Fur family transcriptional regulator; translation: MVSTDWKSDLRQRGYRLTPQRQLVLEAVDALEHATPDAILVEVRKTASGVNISTVYRTLELLEELGLVSHAHLGHGAPTYHLADRHHHLHLVCRDCESVIEADVEVAAEFTGKLRGTFGFETDMKHFAIFGRCRDCAAKAAGTES
- a CDS encoding glycine cleavage T C-terminal barrel domain-containing protein; the protein is MQRHSTHSPLLSLPGAVPAEGRDEGVAAHYGDLFREQRALADGTGFVDLSHRGVVAVTGDDRLSWLHLLLTQHVSDLPVGRATEALILSANGHIEHALYLVDDGETVWAHVEPGTQAELLAYLESMKFFYRVEVADRTDDFAVVHLPAGSIAEVPEGVVVRETPHGRDLFLPRADLESFAASHGPAAGILAYEALRIEAHQPRLGAETDHRTIPHELGWIGTAVHLQKGCYRGQETVARVQNLGKPPRRLVFLHLDGSEVHLPGHGAPVRLAADGAEGRQLGFVTSSGRHHELGPIALALVKRNVPVDAPLLVGEKTAAAQEVVVEP
- a CDS encoding ABC transporter substrate-binding protein, coding for MSAPGAGQTPYSTRVDGGGTTVRPPMQRSAEPGPGYLPRPELAALRLPELRALRRDAQGDEADLSYVRRMLQGRIDILRAELARRSDPAAPAVDRLSELSEILADAPSRLRTSARHVTLSTPRGEEYRRLASEMLSEVELSDLGARTDDELHTAMGRLAGYEQQVSRRRQQLQRTADDCSAEIARRYREGEAQVDDLLT
- a CDS encoding FABP family protein, with amino-acid sequence MIEIPSDLNPDLVPLAFLLGTWEGAGVADFPGAEKCNFGQSVTFSHDGRDFIEYHSHSWVLDNEGNKVRPLESESGYWRIDKDRKVEVVMVRDQGIVEIWYGELADKKPQIDLVTDAVARTQGADPYSGGKRLYGYVKSDLMWVGEKATPEVELRPYMSAHLKKVVTPEEVAEMARNLPDMPDDGIAFFR
- a CDS encoding ABC transporter permease, which codes for MSSALTMTGRSLRLSRRNVDAVITSILLPVMLMLIFVYFFGGAIETGTQYVTYVVPGVLVLCSGFGAASTAVAVSDDMKGGIVDRFRSLDIGGTAILAGHVGASVARNLVATTLVLGVAFLIGFRPAAGPLGWLAALGLLVAYITAVSWLSAAAGLLARTPEAAGGFTFFVMFLPYPSSAFVPIETMPSWLHGFSEHQPVTPLIESLRGLLLDQPVGSTPWVALAWCAGLLVVAVAASGGLFARRTR
- the dtd gene encoding D-aminoacyl-tRNA deacylase, whose amino-acid sequence is MRAVVQRVDGASVVVAGETVGEIVGEGLCVLVGVTHDDTPEKAAQLARKLWSVRMLDGEKSCSDVNAPLLVISQFTLYGDARKGRRPTWNAAAPGPVAEPLVDEVVAQLRALGAQVETGRFGAKMRVSLTNDGPFTVLLEI